TTGCAAACTGAGACCAAAATGTTCGTTTCACAATAATTAACAGTTCTACCAATTTTATCTAAGGGGGCGCAGAGAAGAAaaattggggaaaaaagaaaagataggaaagaagaagagagagaagaagagaaaaggctcTCAAAAAGTTGCTCAAAAAGCTGCTCCAAAGCCCGCTCAAAAAGTTGCTCAAAAATTCGCTCAAAAGTTCACTCCAAAGGCCGCTCAAAGAGTTGCTCAAAAAGCCGCTCGTAAGTTCGCTCCAAAAGCCGTGCATAAAGTCGCTCCAAAAGCCGCTCATAAAGCCGCTCAAAAAAAGAAACACTAGAATTTCCTTGGCACACTGAAGGAATGGATCCCCTGTATGCTCTGATATTTAACCTCCTCACTTTTGTAAACGCCTCAAAAGCTTCTCCCTTACATCGCCGTCCACTGGTAAAGATACAAACCGTCCACTTACTACTGAAGTTTTTTCACCCTCTCAGTGACTGAGGATCATTGTTTGAGCAACCTTTGGAGCTGCGATGATCCACGTGTTCATTTTCTTCTGAGACTTTTTGGAGGCCCAGTTAAGTTGCGAAGAAGGTAGTTTTTcagaaatggggatggggaatcTGTAAGATCAAGCCAGCTGGCCAGAGGACTTTGGTTATTCTAGACCTGCCCGAGGCCTCAATCCTCTCGAAAGACTGCTGCTGAAACAGCACCCCCATTCTTAAAATTGCTCAGTTTGCGACGTCCTCTCCAAGAAATGCACCGGTGTGCATTCGTTGCATAATGTGGTGTTCCTGCCCGTCCTCAGGGTGGGCTTACTTCCATCTCACCAAGCAAGCTTCAGGGCAGCATTCCCAACTTTTTCTCCCTAGATTGGAAGGAGCCGCAGAGGAGACAGCAATCAGAAATGTGGGTCATTTAGAAATATGCTATTTATTCTTCTTCACCAAAGGAAGGAGCTGTTGGGCAAAACAGATGTTTGGGGCAGGCAACTTTGTAGGTGCAGGTGGTAATTGCAATCCACTCTCGCTCCTGAGTTTAACTTTCATGACTCTGTGCCATGACTTGGTAGTTGCCAGTGTATCCCTGCCCCGAACTTCATCAAGAAGCTTAAGTGCCTCCATTGAATTCGCAACCAGGACCTCAAACTTACTTTAAGGTTGCAgtttctttatctctctctctctctctctgatactTGTAAATTAGCAGTAGGTTTTGTTTCTGGGAATATACTAATCATTCAGGGATGAGGCTGGATTAATGACATATCAAGCAATATTTCCCGTGGACAATTTGTTTGAAAGATGCAAGGGTTAGAAAATGGGGTCACTTGGAATGAAAACGaattgtggggggagggagactgaagggggagggagagtggggcttAGTGTATGGTAATTCATGTGTCCACTGACTTCAAAGGTAAATTTGTCTACTTAAGCCTCCAAACTGGGTCTTTGAAGTGTTACCTTTACTCAACCTGACTCATTTGCCTCTCCTTGAAATGGGTTGGAACTCCAGATGTGGAGTGGAGTCTACTGGGATAAAAGCCATGAATGATTTCTCAGTGATTGGTAGAAACCCCATCGGTGGGCATTATAGGGGAAAGAAAATGATTCCAGTCTAATCGGTCCTAGCCTCCAAATTAAGGAAGAAGTGATTCTTTCAATCATCTTGTCCACGCACCATTTTAATAAGATAAAATGGTGGAAGGTAGGGTCAGATCGATGTAAGTCCTCAAAATTGAAATGTATCCTTGGCCTAAAGGAATGTCAAATGAAGCATGACCAAAGAGGCActgtttcccctctttccctttccccattttaaaatccCCATCTTATTTACCATTTGACAGGATTCATTTTATTGTC
This DNA window, taken from Tachyglossus aculeatus isolate mTacAcu1 chromosome 3, mTacAcu1.pri, whole genome shotgun sequence, encodes the following:
- the CXCL12 gene encoding stromal cell-derived factor 1 isoform X2 → MDLKGLALLTLLLVTLSLSEGKPISLSYRCPCRFSESNVAKANIKQLKILNTPNCALQIVARLKNSRQVCIDPKLKWIQEYLEKALNKGRREEKLGKKEKIGKKKREKKRKGSQKVAQKAAPKPAQKVAQKFAQKFTPKAAQRVAQKAARKFAPKAVHKVAPKAAHKAAQKKKH